A segment of the Myxococcus guangdongensis genome:
TCCTGGACGGAGAGCCCCCGGAACTGCGATTCCAGGACCGCGCGGTACTGTGGGCCCACGACGAGCCGCCCGGCCTCAGGGGGCCGCTCGGGGACCAACAGGGTCGCCAGCGCGTGGAGCTGATAGTCGGACACCGCGGCATGTGGCCCCGGGGTCGTATCGAGCCGCTCGTCGCGAATCCGCTGGATGACGTCGTCGATGAGAGACTTCCCCTCGGGAGGTTGCCTCTCTCCCTGGAGAGCCTTCACGAGACGCTCAGCCTCCGAGTCCGAGGGAGACAGTAGGTAGCGCTTCAAGCCCTGGACCCGACCATCTCCACCAGCCAGGGACTGCGTCCCTCTCCCCACAAGGGACTCCACCGTGGCCAGGAGTCCTTCATCGAAGGCCCTCGCCTTGACCGCGAACGCCTGTGCCGGCGCCCACGACCCTCGGTCCGGAATATCCGAGAGCTTCGCGTACAGCCGAGGCCCGAGGTGCGACGGCACCACGGAGATGGTGCCCAGGGACGGATCGGAGGGACTGACCGGAACCTGCTCGAGGTCCGTCCTCCCTCGCGCAGTGTGGAAGGACTCATGCTCGGCCACCTCGATTTCGAGCACCTGGGTCGAGAGGTCGACCTCCACCGAATTGGCGTGCCAGTCGAAGCGGTAGCGAGACATGTCGTAATGCTCCTGAATGTGACGCTCGACTCCCACCTGACCGTCGTCCGTCAGCAGCACAGCCTAGCCGGCGACAGTGTCTCTCGGGAAGCAGTCACAACTCACGTCGGCGCTTTCAGGGGAGACTGGAAACGCCGCCTCGTTCTCCTTGCTGCCTCTGCAAGCAGCGCATTCAGGTCCACTTTGTTCAACTGCTCACCCCATTCCTGCAGATGCTCAATGCACCCTCCTGTGATTCGCACCGGGTATTCCTCGATGGTCTCGGAGCGGTGCTCCCTGACGTATTTTCGAGCCAACGTCAGACACTCCGCGCACAACACCGAGCCATCGCCCAAGTCATCGAAAACGAAGTCGACCTCGCACCCAACGCCCTCGTTCAGACAGGTCTCGATATGGGGGCAGTAGAACGCAACCTCCACCAACCCGTGTTCTGCACAGTCGACCATGGGCATGACGCACTCCGGGCCTCCGAATCCTGGGCAGCTTCTTGTAGCTGACCCGCCGCCATTCCGCCCCGGGAATACCACCCGGGTGTGATTCCCCTGGCCGTCCCACAGGCGCACAGTGGGTCACCTCCGCGGTCCTTGGACGCGGGAATTTCACGGGGGAAACCTGCATGCAGCCTGTCGTCTGGGTCCTGGCACTCTCGAGCCTGCTGTCGCTGGGGCTCCTGGTTCGAACCGCGCTGCGCCTGCGTGACCTCCAGGTGCGCTTCAAGCCCATTCTCGACGTGGAGGCTGAGCGCCAGCGAGTCCTCTCAGCCCTGGAGCGCACCAAGGCCGAGGCAGAGCACATGCTCGCCATCGAGCGGCCCCGCGTGGCGGCAGAGTTGGCCCGGGAGCGCGAGCTTGCGGACACCGCCATCCGTGAGGCCCGGGAGGAGGTGGAGCGCATCAAGTCCTCCACGAACCACGCCATCCGGCTGGAGCGCACACGCCTCGACGCCGAGGCCGCCCAGGTCCTCGAGGAGAAGGCCCGCATGGAGACCCTCATCGGCAAGCTGCGGTCCGAGCTGCAACCGCTCGAGGAAGAAGCCGTCCTGCGCTCCTACGGCCTCTACAAGCCCATCTACAACCTCTCCTCCTCGGAGAAGTACGAGCAGCGCCTCGACCGCCTCCGTGAGGAACAGAAGGTCCTGCTCAAGAACAAACAGGCCGCGTCCTGTCGAATCCAATGGGAGGTCAATGGCAGCAAGGCCGAAGGCAAGAAACAGACGGACCGCACCCTCAGGCTCATCCTGCGAGCCTTCAACGGCGAGGCCGACGCCTGTGTCGCCAAGGTCACCTACAAGAACATCAAGGCCATGGAGGCCCGCATCCAGAAATCCGCCGAGGCCATCAACGCCCTCACCGAGATTCAGCAGTGCTCCATCGCCGAGCCCTACGTGAAGCTGAAGCTCGAGGAACTCCGTCTCGCCCACGAATACGAGGAGAAGCGCCAGGAGGAGAAGGAGGAGCAGCGCCGCATCCGCGAGCAGATGCGCGAGGAGGAAGCCGCCCAGCGCGACCTGGAGCGCGCCAAACTGGAGGCCGAACGCGAGGCCCTGCGCGACGAGGAGGCCCTGCGCAAGGCCCGGGAGGAGCTGGAGCAGAGCCAGGGCTCGGCGCAAGCGAAGCTCCTGGAGCGCATCGCCGAGCTGGAGCGACGCGTCGTCGAGGACCAGGAGCGCCAGCGCGCCATCTCCCAGGCCCAGCTCACCCGCACCGGCCACGTCTACGTCATCTCCAACATCGGCTCCTTCGGCGAGGACATCTACAAGGTCGGCATGACTCGAAGACTCGTCCCCCAGGACCGCATCGACGAGCTCGGCGACGCCTCCGTCCCCTTTGAGTTCGACGTCCACGCCATCATCCGCACCGCGGATGCGCCGTCGCTCGAAGCCGCCCTGCACAAGACCTTCGCCCAACGCCGCGTCAACCGGGTCAACGAGCGCAAGGAGTTCTTCCGCGCCACGCTCGACGAAATCGCCCAGGCCGTGCGCAAGCACCACGGCGACTTCGAGCTGACCCGCCTCGCCGAGGCCGCCGAGTACCGCAAGTCACTCGCCATGCACGAAGAGGAGCGCGGCGGTGAAGCCACCGTCATCACCCTCCCCGACCGCTCCGTCGCCTGACGACCGACACAAAGGTTCCAGTCCCCCAGGAACACTCCGCCCCCACAGCCTCCACACAGCCCGCAGTCGCGACGCAGTGCGTCCTCCTCCATGACGCGCGTCATTCCACCGTGCATGCCTGCTCGGTGTCCCGACAACCCCGTGCTCCTTGGCACGCCAAGAAGTCACGCGGCTCACAGGGAACCGCGACGTCACGGTGGGACGGAAGTGGAAACGTGGCATGTTGCGCCCGCGATGGCTGTCAGCGTCTTCGACCTCTTCAAGATTGGTATCGGTCCCTCGAGCTCCCACACCGTGGGGCCCATGCGCGCCGCGCGCTCGTTCGTCGTGCGTCTGGCGGAGGGGGGCCATCTAGAAAAGCTCACCCGCTTGAAGGTCGAGCTGTTCGGCTCGCTCGGCGCCACCGGCAAGGGCCACGGCAGCGACAAGGCCGTGGTGCTCGGCCTTCGCGGCGACACCCCCGAGGCCGTCGACGTCGAGGGCATCCCCGCCATCGTCGCCCGTTGGCGCACCGAGGGCCGCATCAGCGTGCTCGGCCAACGCGACATCACCTTCCGCGACGGCGAACACCTGGTCATGCACCGCCGCCGCACCCTTCCCTTCCACCCCAACGGCATGCGCTTCTCCGCGTTCGGCGCCGATGGCGTGGAGCTGGCCACGCGCGTCTACTACTCCGTCGGCGGCGGCTTCGTCGTCGACGAGACGGCCACCTCCGGCCAGGACCCCATCCGCCCGGACGCCACCCCGCTGCCCTTCCCCTTCCAGTCCGCCGCCACCCTGCTGGAATTGTGCGAGCGCGAGCGCATGCCCATCAGCGCCCTCATGATGGCCAACGAGAAGACCTGGCGCCCCGAGGCGGACATCCGCTCGGGCCTCCTGCGCGTCTGGGACGTCATGCAGGCCTGCGTGCGCCGAGGCTGCGCGTCCACCGGCATCCTCCCCGGAGGCCTCAAGGTCGAGCGCCGCGCGGGCTCCATGTACCAGCGCCTGCTCAGCCGCCCCGAGGCCGGGCTCACCAACCCGCTCACCGTGCTCGACTGGGTCAACCTCTACGCGCTCGCCGTCAACGAGGAGAACGCCGCCGGAGGCCGCGTCGTCACCGCCCCCACCAACGGCGCCGCCGGCATCATCCCCGCCGTGCTCCACTACTACTGGCGCTTCTCCCCCGGCGCGAACGAGGACGGCGTCGTGCGCTTCCTCCTCACCGCCGGCGCCATCGGCGTGCTCTACAAGGAGAACGCCTCCATCAGCGGCGCCGAGGTCGGCTGCCAGGGCGAGGTCGGCAGCGCCTGCTCCATGGCCGCCGGCGCCCTCACCGAGGTGCTCGGCGGCACCCCGCTCCAGGTCGAGAACGCCGCCGAAATCGCCATGGAGCACAACCTGGGCCTCACGTGCGACCCCATCGGCGGGCTCGTCCAGGTGCCCTGCATCGAGCGCAACGCCATGGCCTCCGTGAAGGCCATCAACGCCGCGCGCATGGCCCTCTCCGGCGACGGCCGCCACTTCGTCAGCCTGGACAAGGTCATCAAGACCATGCGCGACACCGGCCGCGACATGAAGGACAAGTACAAGGAGACCGCCCGCGGCGGCCTCGCCGTCAACGTGCTCGAGGTCGCCAACCTCAGCGTCGGCCTCCCCGAGTGTTGATCCTCCACGCCCCCTGGTGAGGCCGAACATCGGCCTGATGTCTGCCGTCACCAGGGCGTGAGCCGCCCGCGCTCGCCTCTCCCAGCAACATCCAGGGTTTGCCCGTCGCCCTCCTCCCCCGAGGCGCTGGCACACGCGCTGCTATGGCCTCCCGGGTCGCCACACTCCTTCCCCCCGAGGCCTCCGCCATGAGCATCGCGCCCCTGCAGAAGACCGCCGTGTCCGCCCCCCAGACCTCGTCGCTGCGCGGCGCGGAGACCGGCGGCTGCGTCCGCCCCACCACGCCGCAGCGGTGCGGCACGGGCGGCCCCGGGCTCCAGCAGGACGGCTTCGACCTGGGCTCCCCCGGCAAGGCCCACCTGGGCAAGCTGCTCGAGAGCACCCTCTCGGTGATGAACACGCTCGTCCAGGTCATGTCGCAGATCTCCACCCAGGGCGGCGCGCAGGCCCCCCAGGGCCTCCAGGGCACCAAGCCCGGCGCGTCCCCGTTCGACACCAGCGGCTTCGCCTCCGCCCCCGCGTCGAGCGGCCGTCCCCCGCTGGACCTCAACCCCACGCCCACGGGCGCCCCGTTCCTCCCCCCGCCGCCCCCCAGCATCGGCGGCGCGCCCTCGGCGCCTCCCAGCTTCGCCTCCAACCCGCTGGCCCCCACCACCCCCTCGGCGCCCACCGAGGGCACGGGCAAGCTCGGCGGCAACCTGCCCCCGGGCCTGGAGAAGTTCCGCAGCGCCATCGAGTCCGCCGCCGCCAAGACGGGCGTCCCCGCGGAGATGCTCGCCGCGCAGATCTGGCAGGAGTCGCGCGGTGACCTCGCCGCCGTCACCACCAACGGCGGCAACGGCCTGAAGGACACCGGCCTGATGCAGGTCAACCCCAACACCTTCCAGGAGCTGCAGGCGAAGCACCCGGAGCTGGCCGGCAAGGACCTCTCCGACCCCGCCACCAACATCCTCGCGGGCGCCTGCTACATGAAGGACATGAAGGAGCAGTTCGGCGGCTGGGACCTGGCGCTGCGCGCGTACAACTCCGGCCCCAACGGCGTGGACAAGAGCAACCCGGATGCAATCCCCGCCGGCACCGGTGACGCCACCTACGTGCGCAAGGTGAAGGATTTCATGAGCACCCTCGCCAGCGGCGAAGGCTCTCTGCCCGCCTGATTCCAGGCGCTTCCCCGAGCGACCCGAGACACACGGGTCGCTCGTCACCATGTCGAGACATGCCGTGGGGCGACTCGTTCTACCGCAGGCGTCTGACATGCCCTGAGACACCCACCTGGAGCACCCCGCACCTCCATTGTCCGACGTGGCTTCCCCTCTCAGCGCGCGCCCGATACATGGGAAAAGTTGCGCGAGATGGCAATGAATCGCGAACGCCCATTCAGTGACTTCAATTGGCAATGAGCACGATGTCTGGGTTAGACATGGCGCCGCTGTGCCTGCCTTGCCCTGTCGTGCCATCCCCCCAAGGAGAAGTCCGAATGACACCCCAGAAGTCACGACCCGCTCGGGTCGCGAGCGTGCCGCGTGTCCCCACGCTGGCGCTGCTCGCCGCGGTGCTGCTCGTGCTGCCCGCCGCCGCCCGAGCCCAGCCGACCTTCACCCTGTTCACGCCCGGCACCACCCCCGCCGTCGCCTCCGTCACCAATGACTTCGCCGCCGTGGAGCTCGGCGTGAAGTTCCGCTCGGATGTCGAGGGAGACATCCTGGGCATCCGCTTCTACAAGGGCGCCACCAACACCGGCACCCACGTGGGCAGCCTGTGGAGCGCCACCGGGACGCGGCTGGCCTTCGCCACCTTTACCAGCGAGACGGCCACCGGCTGGCAGCAGGTCCTCTTCTCCACGCCGGTGCGCATCAGCGCCAACACGACTTACGTCGCGTCCTACCACGCGCCCAATGGCGCCTACGCGTTCAACACCGGCGGACTGGCCGCGGGCCACGACGCGCCCCCGCTGCATGCGCTCGCCGGCCCCAGCAACGGCGGCAACGGCGTGTTCACCTACGGCGCCGCGGGCTCCTTCCCCATCACCGCCTTCGGCAACGGCAACTACTGGGTGGACGTGGTCTTCCGCCCGGCCGAGCCCGTCACCCTGTGGCCCTCCAACCCCACGCCTCCCGTCGCTTCCGTCACCAATGACTCCTCGGCGGTGGAGCTGGGTGTGAAGTTCAAGACGAACATCACGGGCAACGTGCTGGGCGTGCGATTCTACAAGGGCGCCACCAACACCGGCACGCACGTGGGCAGCCTGTGGAGCGCCAACGGCCAGCGCCTGGCGTTCGCCACCTTCACCGGCGAGACGGCCACCGGCTGGCAGCAGGTCCTCTTCTCCACGCCGGTCACCATCGCCGCGGACACGACGTACATCGCGTCCTACCACGCGCCCGTGGGCGCCTATGCCTTCGAGCAGGGCGGCCTCTCCACCGGGCAGGACACCCCGCCCCTGTTCGCGCTGCCGGGCGCCACCAGCGGCGGCAACGGCATCTTCGCCTACGGCGCCGCGGGCACCTTCCCGGTCAACAGCTTCGAGAACTCGAACTACTGGGTGGACGTCGTCTTCCAGGCCACCGGCGCGCCGCCCCCGACGCAGCCGCAGGACGACGCCTACCGCATCTTCCCGCCCAACGCGCTGCCCGCCAACGCCACCGCCAGCGAGACGCTGCCCGTGGAATTGGGCGTGAAGTTCCGCGCGGACGTGGACGGTCAGGTCAAGGGCGTGCGCTTCTACAAGGGCGCCGGCAACAGCGGCACCCACGTGGGCAACCTGTGGAGCGCCGCCGGGCTGAACCTCGCCACCGCCACCTTCACCAACGAGACGGCCGTGGGCTGGCAGGAGGTGACGTTCAGCACGCCGGTGGCCATCACCGCCGGCACCACCTATGTGGCGTCGTACTTCGCGCCGCTCGGCGGCTATTCGTTCAACAACAACGGCCTGGCCAACGGCGTGGACGCGCCGCCCCTGCACGCCCTGCCCGGCGCCACCACCGCGGGCGGCAACGGCGTCTTCACCTACGCCTCCGCGTCCACCTTCCCCAACGGCAGCCACCAGAACACCAACTACTGGGTGGACGTCATCTTCGAGTCCTACGGCCCGCCGCCCCGCCCGGGCGTCCAGGGCGCAGGCCCCGTGCTCGTGGCCACCGCCCCGGGCAACCCCTTCACGGACTACCTGCGCGAAATCCTGGAGGCCGAGGGCATCGCGTCCTTCGCCACCACGGACGCGGGCAACCTGGGCGTCAGCGTGACGCTCAATGACTACAAGGTCCTCATCCTCGGAGAGCAGACGCTGGGCGCCGCCCAGGTGACGCTCATCACCAACTGGGTGAACGCGGGCGGCAGCCTCATCGCGCTGCGCCCCGCCGCCAACCTCCAGTCCCTGCTCGGCCTCAATGCCTCGCAGGGGACGCTGAGCAATGGCTACATCCTGGTGAACACCACCCAGGCGCCGGGCACGGGCATCACCGCGGAGACGATGCAGTACCACGGCCCCGCGGACCGCCGCACCGTCACCAGCGGCACGCGCACCGTGGCCACGCTCTACTCGGACGCCTCCACCGCGACGACGTACACCGCCATCAGCCAGCGCACCGTGGGCAGCGGCACCGCCACCGCCTTCATGTATGACTTGTCGAAGTCCGTGGTCCTCACCCGCCAGGGCAATCCGGCGTGGCAGGGGCAGAACCGGGACGGCTCCACCATCGGCCCGGGTGCTCGCGCCAACGACATGTTCTACGGCAACGCGACGTTCGACCCACAGCCGGACTGGGTGAACATGGACAAGGTCCAGATTCCCCAGGCGGACGAGCAGCAGCGCCTGCTGGCCAACGTGCTGCACCAGACGAGCTCCGTGCCACTGCCGCGCCTGTGGTACTTCCCGCGCTCGCACAAGGCCGTGGTGGTGATGACGGGCGACGGGCACCCCAGTGGCCTCACCACCACGCGGTGGAATCAGTACCTGACCGACAGCGCGCCGGGCTGCAGCGTGGCGGATTGGGAGTGCATCCGAGGCACCGTCTATGACTACGTCGGCGGGCTGACGGCCACCCAGGCCAACAGCTACGTGGCCCAGGGCTTCGAGTACGCCTTGCACGTCAATACCGGCTGCGCGGACTACACGGCCAACACGCTGGACCCGGCCTTCTTCACGCCGCAGCTCCAAGGCTTCTCGCAGGCCTATCCGCTGGTGCCCGCGCCCACCACCAATCGCACGCACTGCATCGCGTTCAGCGACTGGTCCACCCAGCCCAAGGTGTCGCGCCTGCACGGCATCCGCCTGGACACTAACTACTACTACTGGCCCCACGAGTGGGTGCTCAACCGCCCGGGCCTCTTCACCGGCACGGGCCTGCCCATGCGCTTCGCGGACCTGGACGGCACGCCGCTGGACGTCTATCAGCTCGCCACGCAGCTGACGGACGAGTCCGGGCAGTCACTCGACGTGCACATCGACGCGCTGCTGGCCAACGCGCTCGGCACCAAGGGCTATTACGCCGCCATCAATGCCAACATGCACGTGGACTCGCACTCGTCGGCGGGGACCTCCGGCTCGGCGTTCATCATCGCCGCGGCCAAGCGTGAGGGCGTGCCCGTCATCACCGCGCGGCAGTTGCTCGACTGGGTCGACGCGCGCGAGGCGACGCAGGTGTCGTCGCTGGCCTTCAGCGGCACGCAGCTGACGTTCAACGTCATCAACCCGGCGCGCAACCTGTCCCTCATGGTGCCCACGCGCGCCGCCAACGGCCGCAACCTGACGTCCGTCACCCGCGCCGGCTCCGCCGTCACCACGGTGATTCGCACCATCAAGGGCGTGAGCTTCGCGTTCATCGACGCGGCCCCGGCCGGCACGTACACGGCCACCTACAACTGACCCTTCGCGCCCTCCAAGGCGCCAACGGCATGCGGGGCTCGACACGGCGCGTCCGGGTCGGGCCCCGCTTCGTTTCGGATTCGAGGAGGTGCTCCGTTCGACACGGGGTGCCTTGTGCTGGCCGGCTGGGAGCCTCTATGACGCGCCCCCGGGCCGGCGCCCTGCTGGCGGCCGCCCGGACACAAGGACCGCACACCCCATGCTCCAGAAGCTGCTCGTCGGCCTCGCCGCCGCCATCCTCATCCTGGTGGGCTTCATCGCCTCCCGCCCCGCCGAGTTCACCATTCAGCGCACCGCGACGCTGCCCGGCCCCGTGGACGTGGCCTTCGCGCAGGTGAACGACTTCCACCAGTGGAACGCGTGGTCCCCCTGGGCGGCGCTGGACCCGGCCATGAAGACCACCTACTCCGGCCCGGAGGTCGGCGTCGGCGCCGGCTACGCGTGGACGGGCAACGAGCAGGTCGGCGAGGGGCGGATGACCATCGAGGAGAGCCGCGCCCCCGAGCACGTGCGCATCAAGCTGGAGTTCATCAAGCCCTGGGCGGCCACCAACCTCACGGACTTCCACTTCAAGCCGGTGGACGGCGGCACCGAGGTCACCTGGGCCATGAGCGGCACCAACGACTTCATGGGCAAGGCCTTCGGCCTGCTCATGGACATGGACGCGATGGTGGGGAAGGACTTCGAGAAGGGACTCGCCAGCCTCAAGGGCGTCGTGGAGGCGGAGGTGAAGAAGCGCGCCGAGGCCGAGGCCGCGCGTGTGGCCGCCGCGAAGGCCGCCGAGGAGAAGGCCGCCGAGGAGAAGGCCGCCGAGGAGAAGGCCGCCGCCGCCGCGCCGGCCGTCGCCCAGCCCACGCCGTGAACGGCAGGGCCGAGCGCTCCTCGGCCACGACGGTTCCCCGACGCCTCCGTGCCCCCAGCGCGGAGGCGTCGTCGCGTCCGGAGTCCGGAGTGTCGACCTCTGGGCCTCCTGAAGGCAGACATGGCCGGTGGTGAACGCTCTCGTGCCATGGGGCACGCGCCGTTCCCCTGTCATGCGGTGCGCGGCGTAGACCGCGAGCGCGCCAGGTGCCGGCGCGTTCCTCGCCGTCAGGGAGCTCTCATGCCGCCGCGAAAGTCTCCGTCGAAGCCGAACCCGCCGCTTCCCAGCAAGAACGAGCAACTGGAGCCCTATCGCATGCACCAGGAGGACACGGTGCTGACGACGGACCAGGGCATCCCCATCTCCGAGACGGACAACTCGCTGAAGGCGGGCCTGCGTGGCCCCACGCTCCTGGAGGACTTCCACTTCCGCGAGAAGATGATGCGCTTCGACCACGAGCGCATCCCCGAGCGCGCCGTGCACGCCCGAGGCGCTGGCGCCCATGGCTACTTCCAGGTCTATGAGTCCCTGGAGCGCTACACCCAGGCGCGCTTCCTCACGGACCCCAGCCTCAAGACGCCCGTCTTCGTGCGCTTCTCCACCGTGGGCGGCTCGCGAGGCTCCGCGGACACCGTGCGCGACGTGCGCGGCTTCGCCACCAA
Coding sequences within it:
- a CDS encoding DUF4041 domain-containing protein, which gives rise to MQPVVWVLALSSLLSLGLLVRTALRLRDLQVRFKPILDVEAERQRVLSALERTKAEAEHMLAIERPRVAAELARERELADTAIREAREEVERIKSSTNHAIRLERTRLDAEAAQVLEEKARMETLIGKLRSELQPLEEEAVLRSYGLYKPIYNLSSSEKYEQRLDRLREEQKVLLKNKQAASCRIQWEVNGSKAEGKKQTDRTLRLILRAFNGEADACVAKVTYKNIKAMEARIQKSAEAINALTEIQQCSIAEPYVKLKLEELRLAHEYEEKRQEEKEEQRRIREQMREEEAAQRDLERAKLEAEREALRDEEALRKAREELEQSQGSAQAKLLERIAELERRVVEDQERQRAISQAQLTRTGHVYVISNIGSFGEDIYKVGMTRRLVPQDRIDELGDASVPFEFDVHAIIRTADAPSLEAALHKTFAQRRVNRVNERKEFFRATLDEIAQAVRKHHGDFELTRLAEAAEYRKSLAMHEEERGGEATVITLPDRSVA
- a CDS encoding L-serine ammonia-lyase codes for the protein MAVSVFDLFKIGIGPSSSHTVGPMRAARSFVVRLAEGGHLEKLTRLKVELFGSLGATGKGHGSDKAVVLGLRGDTPEAVDVEGIPAIVARWRTEGRISVLGQRDITFRDGEHLVMHRRRTLPFHPNGMRFSAFGADGVELATRVYYSVGGGFVVDETATSGQDPIRPDATPLPFPFQSAATLLELCERERMPISALMMANEKTWRPEADIRSGLLRVWDVMQACVRRGCASTGILPGGLKVERRAGSMYQRLLSRPEAGLTNPLTVLDWVNLYALAVNEENAAGGRVVTAPTNGAAGIIPAVLHYYWRFSPGANEDGVVRFLLTAGAIGVLYKENASISGAEVGCQGEVGSACSMAAGALTEVLGGTPLQVENAAEIAMEHNLGLTCDPIGGLVQVPCIERNAMASVKAINAARMALSGDGRHFVSLDKVIKTMRDTGRDMKDKYKETARGGLAVNVLEVANLSVGLPEC
- a CDS encoding lytic transglycosylase domain-containing protein, coding for MSIAPLQKTAVSAPQTSSLRGAETGGCVRPTTPQRCGTGGPGLQQDGFDLGSPGKAHLGKLLESTLSVMNTLVQVMSQISTQGGAQAPQGLQGTKPGASPFDTSGFASAPASSGRPPLDLNPTPTGAPFLPPPPPSIGGAPSAPPSFASNPLAPTTPSAPTEGTGKLGGNLPPGLEKFRSAIESAAAKTGVPAEMLAAQIWQESRGDLAAVTTNGGNGLKDTGLMQVNPNTFQELQAKHPELAGKDLSDPATNILAGACYMKDMKEQFGGWDLALRAYNSGPNGVDKSNPDAIPAGTGDATYVRKVKDFMSTLASGEGSLPA
- a CDS encoding DUF4082 domain-containing protein, translated to MTPQKSRPARVASVPRVPTLALLAAVLLVLPAAARAQPTFTLFTPGTTPAVASVTNDFAAVELGVKFRSDVEGDILGIRFYKGATNTGTHVGSLWSATGTRLAFATFTSETATGWQQVLFSTPVRISANTTYVASYHAPNGAYAFNTGGLAAGHDAPPLHALAGPSNGGNGVFTYGAAGSFPITAFGNGNYWVDVVFRPAEPVTLWPSNPTPPVASVTNDSSAVELGVKFKTNITGNVLGVRFYKGATNTGTHVGSLWSANGQRLAFATFTGETATGWQQVLFSTPVTIAADTTYIASYHAPVGAYAFEQGGLSTGQDTPPLFALPGATSGGNGIFAYGAAGTFPVNSFENSNYWVDVVFQATGAPPPTQPQDDAYRIFPPNALPANATASETLPVELGVKFRADVDGQVKGVRFYKGAGNSGTHVGNLWSAAGLNLATATFTNETAVGWQEVTFSTPVAITAGTTYVASYFAPLGGYSFNNNGLANGVDAPPLHALPGATTAGGNGVFTYASASTFPNGSHQNTNYWVDVIFESYGPPPRPGVQGAGPVLVATAPGNPFTDYLREILEAEGIASFATTDAGNLGVSVTLNDYKVLILGEQTLGAAQVTLITNWVNAGGSLIALRPAANLQSLLGLNASQGTLSNGYILVNTTQAPGTGITAETMQYHGPADRRTVTSGTRTVATLYSDASTATTYTAISQRTVGSGTATAFMYDLSKSVVLTRQGNPAWQGQNRDGSTIGPGARANDMFYGNATFDPQPDWVNMDKVQIPQADEQQRLLANVLHQTSSVPLPRLWYFPRSHKAVVVMTGDGHPSGLTTTRWNQYLTDSAPGCSVADWECIRGTVYDYVGGLTATQANSYVAQGFEYALHVNTGCADYTANTLDPAFFTPQLQGFSQAYPLVPAPTTNRTHCIAFSDWSTQPKVSRLHGIRLDTNYYYWPHEWVLNRPGLFTGTGLPMRFADLDGTPLDVYQLATQLTDESGQSLDVHIDALLANALGTKGYYAAINANMHVDSHSSAGTSGSAFIIAAAKREGVPVITARQLLDWVDAREATQVSSLAFSGTQLTFNVINPARNLSLMVPTRAANGRNLTSVTRAGSAVTTVIRTIKGVSFAFIDAAPAGTYTATYN
- a CDS encoding SRPBCC family protein; translated protein: MLQKLLVGLAAAILILVGFIASRPAEFTIQRTATLPGPVDVAFAQVNDFHQWNAWSPWAALDPAMKTTYSGPEVGVGAGYAWTGNEQVGEGRMTIEESRAPEHVRIKLEFIKPWAATNLTDFHFKPVDGGTEVTWAMSGTNDFMGKAFGLLMDMDAMVGKDFEKGLASLKGVVEAEVKKRAEAEAARVAAAKAAEEKAAEEKAAEEKAAAAAPAVAQPTP